From one Nonomuraea polychroma genomic stretch:
- a CDS encoding acyl-CoA thioesterase — MVERTSVQRHIYPRTVRFADIDSQGHVNNVRFLDYLEDARFGMFAIDLHNAGEEPFKGLVVTRHEIDYRRPLGFRPDPVRVETWVEEIRPVRFTLRYEIRDDDQVYVTAMSVIAAYDVERAAPRRLSESELAYLKRFSV; from the coding sequence GTGGTTGAACGTACCTCGGTCCAGCGGCACATCTATCCCCGCACGGTGAGATTCGCCGACATCGACTCCCAAGGCCATGTGAACAACGTCCGCTTCCTCGATTACCTGGAGGATGCCCGCTTCGGCATGTTCGCCATCGACCTCCACAACGCGGGCGAGGAGCCGTTCAAGGGCCTGGTCGTGACCCGACACGAGATCGACTACCGTCGCCCGCTCGGTTTCCGCCCCGACCCCGTGCGGGTGGAGACCTGGGTGGAGGAGATCAGGCCGGTCCGGTTCACCCTGCGCTACGAGATCCGCGACGACGACCAGGTCTACGTCACCGCCATGTCGGTCATCGCCGCCTACGACGTCGAGCGGGCTGCCCCGCGCAGGCTCAGCGAGAGTGAGCTGGCCTACCTCAAACGTTTCTCCGTATGA
- a CDS encoding TetR/AcrR family transcriptional regulator, giving the protein MTRKSSWEWSRTAQTRKSMLQAAREVFSEHGFADSSVSEVVARAGSSVGSLYHHFGGKTELFLALFEDHQAAHEQESSASVAAAKKAGVEDPVELLIAGARAYLDGAWERRDLVRLFIDGDGPPGFELIRRTRGREWVRQNAVLLGAGGDPLDRFTVAVLTSIIGEAAREVATSDTEEEAREVIEAAMTLIRRLDPLKVLDDG; this is encoded by the coding sequence ATGACACGTAAGTCCTCGTGGGAGTGGAGCCGTACGGCGCAGACCCGCAAGAGCATGCTGCAGGCGGCACGCGAGGTCTTCAGCGAGCACGGATTCGCCGACTCCAGCGTCTCCGAGGTGGTCGCTCGCGCCGGGTCCAGCGTCGGCAGCCTCTACCACCACTTCGGTGGCAAGACGGAGCTGTTCCTCGCGCTCTTCGAGGACCACCAGGCGGCGCACGAGCAGGAGTCGTCGGCCAGCGTGGCCGCCGCCAAGAAGGCCGGGGTGGAGGATCCGGTCGAGCTGCTGATCGCGGGGGCCCGGGCCTACCTCGACGGGGCATGGGAGCGACGGGACCTGGTCAGGTTGTTCATCGACGGCGACGGGCCGCCCGGGTTCGAGCTGATCCGGCGGACCAGGGGCCGGGAGTGGGTACGCCAGAACGCCGTGTTGCTGGGCGCCGGTGGGGATCCGCTCGACAGGTTCACCGTGGCCGTGCTGACCAGCATCATCGGGGAGGCCGCCCGCGAGGTCGCCACCTCGGACACCGAAGAGGAGGCGCGGGAGGTCATCGAGGCCGCGATGACCCTGATCCGCCGCCTCGACCCGCTCAAGGTCCTGGACGACGGCTGA